A genomic window from Streptomyces brevispora includes:
- the ruvX gene encoding Holliday junction resolvase RuvX: protein MTQMRRGRRLAIDVGDARIGVASCDPDGILATPVETVPGRDVPAAHRRLGQIVEEYEPIEVIVGLPRSLGGGEGPAAVKVRAFADVFARAVAPIPVRLVDERMTTVTASQGLRASGVKSKKGRSVIDQAAAVVILQNALESERASGNPPGEGVEVVV from the coding sequence ATGACGCAGATGCGCCGCGGTCGCCGACTGGCGATCGACGTCGGGGACGCCCGTATCGGGGTCGCCTCGTGCGACCCCGACGGGATCCTCGCCACGCCGGTGGAGACGGTACCGGGACGCGATGTCCCGGCCGCCCACCGGCGGCTCGGGCAGATCGTCGAGGAGTACGAGCCGATCGAGGTCATCGTCGGCCTGCCCAGGTCCCTCGGCGGTGGAGAGGGACCGGCCGCGGTCAAGGTCCGTGCCTTCGCCGATGTGTTCGCCCGCGCGGTCGCACCCATTCCGGTGCGATTGGTGGACGAGAGGATGACCACAGTGACGGCCAGTCAAGGCCTGCGCGCATCGGGCGTGAAGTCCAAAAAAGGCCGATCCGTCATCGACCAGGCTGCCGCTGTGGTGATCCTTCAGAACGCTCTGGAGTCCGAACGGGCTTCGGGTAATCCTCCCGGCGAAGGCGTCGAAGTGGTTGTCTGA
- the aroQ gene encoding type II 3-dehydroquinate dehydratase: MTRRVLVLNGPNLGRLGSREPDVYGATSYAGLVDVCRTLGKELGFDVDVRETNDEGELIRWLHEAADGSIPVVLNPGAFTHYSYGMRDAAAQRTAPLIEVHISNPYAREEFRHNSVVAPVATGTVAGFGVGSYRLALRALADELTD; this comes from the coding sequence GTGACCCGCCGGGTCCTCGTGCTCAACGGGCCGAACCTCGGCCGGCTGGGCTCCCGTGAGCCCGACGTCTACGGAGCCACCTCGTACGCCGGACTCGTCGACGTCTGCCGCACCCTCGGCAAGGAGCTCGGCTTCGACGTCGACGTCCGGGAGACCAACGACGAGGGGGAGCTGATCCGCTGGCTCCACGAGGCCGCGGACGGTTCAATTCCGGTCGTTCTCAACCCGGGTGCCTTCACGCACTATTCGTACGGTATGCGGGACGCGGCCGCCCAGCGCACCGCCCCGCTGATCGAGGTGCACATCTCGAACCCGTACGCACGGGAGGAATTCCGCCACAACTCCGTGGTCGCACCGGTCGCCACCGGGACCGTGGCCGGATTCGGCGTCGGCTCCTACCGGCTCGCCCTGCGCGCTCTCGCGGACGAGCTGACGGACTGA
- the alaS gene encoding alanine--tRNA ligase has protein sequence MESAEIRRRWLSFYEERGHTVVPSASLIADDPTLLLVPAGMVPFKPYFLGEVKPPAPRVTSVQKCVRTPDIEEVGKTTRHGTFFQMCGNFSFGDYFKEGAIEYAWELLTGSVADGGFGLDPERLWITVYLDDDEAEQIWRDKIGVPAERIQRLGKKDNFWSMGVPGPCGPCSEINYDRGPEFGVEGGPAVNDERYVEIWNLVFMQYERGAGDGKDDFPILGDLPSKNIDTGLGLERLAMILQGVQNMYETDTLRVVMDKATELTGVRYGAAQGTDVSLRVVADHIRTSVMLIGDGVTPGNEGRGYVLRRIMRRAIRNMRLMGATGSVVNELVGVVIETMGMQYPELITDRKRIETVALAEEAAFLKALKGGTNILETAVTETKAAGGRVIAGDKAFLLHDTWGFPIDLTLEMAAEQGLSVDEDGFRRLMQEQRDKAKADAKAKKTGHADLSAYREVADNSGLTEFTGYTTTEGESTIVGLLVDGVPSPAASEGDEVEVVLDRTPFYAEGGGQLADQGRIRLDTGAVIQVRDVQQPVPGVSVHKGSVQVGEVTVGAGVLASIDNTRRRAIARAHSATHLTHQALRDALGPTAAQAGSENSPGRFRFDFGSPAAVPGTVLTDVEQKINEVLARELDVQAEVMSIDEAKKQGAIAEFGEKYGERVRVVTIGDFSKELCGGTHVHNTAQLGLVKLLGESSIGSGVRRIEALVGVDAYHFLAKEHTVVAQLQELVKGRPEELPEKIAGMLGKLKDAEKEIEKFRAEKVLQAAAGLVDSAKDVRGVALVTGQVPDGTSADDLRKLVLDVRGRIQGGRPAVVALFTTANGRPLTVIATNEAARERGLKAGDLVRTAAKTLGGGGGGKPDVAQGGGTNPDAVGDAVAAVERLVAETA, from the coding sequence ATGGAGTCGGCTGAAATTCGTCGCCGCTGGCTGAGCTTCTACGAGGAGCGCGGTCACACCGTCGTCCCTTCGGCGTCGCTCATCGCGGACGACCCGACTCTGCTGCTGGTCCCGGCCGGCATGGTGCCTTTCAAGCCCTACTTCCTCGGCGAGGTCAAGCCGCCCGCCCCGCGCGTCACCAGCGTGCAGAAGTGCGTCCGTACACCGGACATCGAAGAGGTCGGCAAGACCACCCGGCACGGCACCTTCTTCCAGATGTGCGGGAACTTCTCCTTCGGCGACTACTTCAAGGAAGGCGCCATCGAGTACGCCTGGGAGCTGCTCACCGGCTCCGTGGCGGACGGCGGCTTCGGCCTCGACCCCGAGCGGCTGTGGATCACGGTCTACCTCGACGACGACGAGGCCGAGCAGATCTGGCGCGACAAGATCGGCGTGCCGGCCGAGCGCATCCAGCGCCTGGGCAAGAAGGACAACTTCTGGTCCATGGGCGTTCCCGGCCCCTGCGGCCCCTGTTCCGAGATCAACTACGACCGCGGCCCCGAGTTCGGCGTCGAGGGCGGCCCGGCCGTCAACGACGAGCGGTACGTGGAGATCTGGAACCTGGTCTTCATGCAGTACGAGCGCGGCGCCGGCGACGGCAAGGACGACTTCCCCATCCTCGGCGACCTGCCCTCCAAGAACATCGACACCGGCCTCGGCCTCGAGCGCCTCGCGATGATCCTGCAGGGCGTGCAGAACATGTACGAGACCGACACCCTGCGCGTCGTCATGGACAAGGCCACCGAGCTCACCGGCGTGCGCTACGGCGCCGCCCAGGGCACGGACGTCTCGCTGCGCGTGGTCGCCGACCACATCCGTACCTCCGTCATGCTCATCGGCGACGGCGTCACCCCCGGCAACGAGGGTCGTGGCTACGTGCTGCGCCGCATCATGCGCCGGGCCATCCGCAACATGCGGCTGATGGGCGCCACCGGTTCTGTCGTCAACGAGCTGGTCGGTGTCGTGATCGAGACCATGGGGATGCAGTACCCCGAGCTGATCACCGACCGCAAGCGCATCGAGACCGTCGCCCTCGCCGAGGAGGCCGCCTTCCTGAAGGCCCTCAAGGGCGGCACGAACATCCTCGAGACCGCCGTCACCGAGACCAAGGCCGCCGGCGGCCGGGTCATCGCCGGCGACAAGGCCTTCCTGCTCCACGACACCTGGGGCTTCCCGATCGACCTCACGCTGGAGATGGCCGCCGAGCAGGGCCTGTCCGTGGACGAGGACGGTTTCCGCCGCCTGATGCAGGAGCAGCGGGACAAGGCCAAGGCCGACGCCAAGGCCAAGAAGACCGGTCACGCCGACCTGTCCGCCTACCGCGAGGTCGCCGACAACTCCGGCCTCACCGAGTTCACCGGCTACACCACCACCGAGGGCGAGTCGACGATCGTCGGCCTCCTCGTCGACGGTGTGCCCTCGCCCGCCGCCTCCGAGGGCGACGAGGTCGAGGTCGTCCTGGACCGCACCCCGTTCTACGCCGAGGGCGGCGGTCAGCTCGCCGACCAGGGCCGCATCCGGCTCGACACCGGCGCCGTCATCCAGGTGCGCGACGTCCAGCAGCCGGTCCCGGGCGTCTCGGTGCACAAGGGCTCGGTCCAGGTCGGCGAGGTGACGGTCGGCGCCGGCGTCCTGGCCTCCATCGACAACACCCGCCGCCGGGCCATCGCCCGCGCGCACAGCGCCACCCACCTCACGCACCAGGCGCTGCGCGACGCCCTGGGCCCGACGGCCGCCCAGGCCGGTTCGGAGAACTCTCCGGGCCGCTTCCGCTTCGACTTCGGCTCGCCCGCCGCCGTTCCCGGCACGGTCCTCACCGACGTCGAGCAGAAGATCAACGAAGTGCTGGCCCGCGAGCTGGACGTCCAGGCCGAGGTCATGTCCATCGACGAGGCCAAGAAGCAGGGTGCGATCGCCGAGTTCGGCGAGAAGTACGGCGAGCGGGTCCGGGTCGTCACCATCGGCGACTTCTCCAAGGAGCTGTGCGGTGGCACGCATGTCCACAACACCGCCCAGCTCGGCCTGGTGAAGCTGCTCGGCGAGTCGTCCATCGGCTCCGGTGTGCGCCGCATCGAGGCCCTCGTCGGCGTCGACGCGTACCACTTCCTCGCCAAGGAGCACACGGTCGTCGCCCAGCTCCAGGAGCTGGTCAAGGGCCGCCCCGAGGAGCTCCCGGAGAAGATCGCCGGGATGCTCGGCAAGCTGAAGGACGCCGAGAAGGAGATCGAGAAGTTCCGCGCGGAGAAGGTCCTTCAGGCCGCCGCCGGACTGGTCGACTCCGCCAAGGACGTACGGGGCGTCGCCCTGGTGACCGGTCAGGTGCCGGACGGCACCTCGGCCGACGACCTGCGCAAGCTGGTCCTCGACGTGCGCGGGCGCATCCAGGGCGGCCGCCCGGCCGTCGTGGCCCTGTTCACCACGGCCAACGGCCGGCCGCTGACCGTCATCGCCACCAACGAGGCCGCCCGTGAGCGCGGCCTCAAGGCCGGCGACCTGGTCCGTACCGCCGCCAAGACCCTCGGCGGTGGCGGCGGCGGCAAGCCGGACGTCGCCCAGGGCGGCGGCACGAACCCGGACGCTGTCGGCGACGCCGTCGCCGCCGTCGAACGCCTCGTCGCCGAGACGGCGTGA
- a CDS encoding Pro-rich N-terminal domain-containing protein codes for MQHAVGAPLPPPQGPGNGPVGWSHQAQHPGHPGPPVQPPSGHPGPPPSSRPVPPPPDPPARQGQSQSWSAPAPQQAPVPVSRETTGQVQLPPGGPVALPAPPAEPGTGTATLAVLLIGPAGAGKTTVAKLWASRRRVPTAHVSLDDVREWVCSGFADPQAGWNDQSEAQYRLARRTCGFAARNFLANGISCILDDAVFPDRPVVGLGGWKRHVGPGLLPVVLLPGLEIVLERNAARSGNRRLSDEEVARIHGRMAGWYGSGLPIIDNSTYDVETTARVLDDILARSIASPPAW; via the coding sequence ATGCAGCACGCAGTGGGGGCACCGCTGCCGCCGCCCCAGGGGCCCGGAAACGGCCCCGTCGGCTGGTCGCACCAGGCCCAGCACCCCGGCCACCCCGGTCCGCCGGTCCAGCCCCCGAGCGGTCACCCGGGCCCGCCCCCGTCGAGCCGCCCCGTCCCGCCGCCACCGGACCCGCCCGCCCGCCAGGGGCAGAGTCAGTCCTGGAGCGCGCCCGCACCACAGCAGGCCCCCGTGCCGGTCTCCAGGGAGACCACTGGGCAGGTCCAACTGCCACCCGGCGGGCCCGTGGCGCTGCCGGCGCCGCCCGCCGAGCCCGGGACCGGCACCGCGACCCTCGCCGTGCTCCTGATCGGCCCCGCAGGCGCCGGGAAGACCACCGTGGCCAAGCTCTGGGCGAGCCGCCGCCGGGTCCCCACCGCTCACGTCAGCCTCGACGACGTCCGGGAGTGGGTCTGCTCCGGCTTCGCGGACCCGCAGGCCGGGTGGAACGACCAGTCCGAGGCCCAGTACCGCCTGGCCCGTCGCACCTGTGGCTTCGCCGCCCGCAATTTCCTGGCCAACGGCATCTCCTGCATCCTCGACGACGCGGTCTTCCCGGACCGCCCCGTGGTCGGCCTCGGCGGCTGGAAGCGCCATGTCGGCCCCGGGCTGCTGCCCGTCGTCCTGCTGCCCGGCCTGGAGATCGTCCTGGAGCGCAACGCCGCCCGCAGCGGCAACCGCCGCCTCTCGGACGAGGAAGTCGCCCGGATCCACGGCCGGATGGCCGGCTGGTACGGCTCCGGGCTGCCGATCATCGACAACTCGACGTACGACGTGGAGACCACCGCCCGCGTCCTGGACGACATACTCGCCCGCTCCATAGCCAGCCCCCCGGCCTGGTAG
- a CDS encoding shikimate dehydrogenase, producing the protein MPSTDRRHRAAVLGSPIAHSLSPVLHRAAYAELGLDDWSYDRFEIDEQALPGFIEALDGTWAGLSLTMPLKRAIIPLLDSVSGTAASVEAVNTVVLTEDGRRLGDNTDIPGMVAALRERGVEKAESAAVLGAGATASSALAALSEICTGTVTAYVRSRGRGDEMRGWGERLGVDVRIADWAEAEQALHAPLVIATTPAGATDVLTGSVPKAPGTLFDVLYEPWPTRLAAAWADSGGAVVGGLDLLVHQAVLQVEQMTGLASCRVGTLRAAGEEALRGRLPGA; encoded by the coding sequence ATGCCCTCGACTGACCGGCGCCACCGTGCGGCCGTCCTCGGCTCACCCATCGCCCACTCGCTCTCCCCGGTCCTGCACCGGGCCGCGTATGCAGAACTCGGCCTCGACGACTGGTCCTACGACCGGTTCGAGATCGACGAGCAGGCACTGCCCGGCTTCATCGAGGCGCTGGACGGCACGTGGGCCGGGCTGTCACTGACCATGCCGCTCAAGCGGGCGATCATTCCGCTGCTGGATTCCGTCAGTGGGACCGCTGCCTCGGTCGAGGCCGTGAACACGGTCGTCCTCACCGAGGACGGCCGGCGGCTCGGCGACAACACCGATATCCCGGGCATGGTCGCCGCCCTGCGTGAGCGCGGTGTGGAGAAGGCCGAGTCCGCGGCCGTCCTCGGCGCCGGAGCCACCGCGTCCTCCGCGCTCGCCGCCCTCTCCGAGATCTGCACGGGAACGGTCACGGCATACGTCCGGAGCCGGGGACGCGGTGACGAGATGCGCGGCTGGGGCGAACGGCTCGGCGTCGACGTCCGCATCGCCGACTGGGCGGAGGCCGAGCAGGCACTGCACGCCCCGCTGGTCATCGCGACCACTCCGGCCGGGGCCACGGACGTGCTGACGGGATCGGTACCGAAGGCTCCCGGCACACTCTTCGACGTGCTGTACGAGCCCTGGCCCACCCGACTCGCAGCCGCCTGGGCGGACAGCGGCGGCGCAGTCGTCGGAGGTCTCGATCTCCTGGTGCACCAGGCCGTCCTCCAGGTCGAGCAGATGACGGGTCTGGCCTCTTGCCGCGTCGGCACGCTGCGTGCTGCCGGGGAGGAAGCGTTGAGGGGCAGACTGCCCGGCGCATAA
- the aroC gene encoding chorismate synthase has product MSRLRWLTAGESHGPALVATLEGLPAGVPVTTEMVADALARRRLGYGRGARMKFEKDEVTFLGGVRHGLTMGSPVAVMVGNTEWPKWEQVMSADPVDPDVLAAQARNAPLTRPRPGHADLAGMQKYGFDEARPILERASARETAARVALGAVARSYLKETAGIEIVSHVVELAAAKAPYGVYPTPADVEKLDADPVRCLDAAASKQMVAEIDQAHKDGDTLGGVVEVLAYGVPVGLGSHVHWDRRLDARLAAALMGIQAIKGVEVGDGFDLARVPGSQAHDEILVTEDGIKRASGRAGGTEGGLTTGELLRVRAAMKPIATVPRALATVDVVTGEPAKAHHQRSDVCAVPAAGIVAEAMVALVLADAVAEKFGGDSVPETHRNVQSYLDHLQIR; this is encoded by the coding sequence TTGAGCAGGTTGCGCTGGCTGACCGCGGGGGAGTCGCACGGCCCCGCACTGGTGGCGACGCTGGAGGGCCTTCCCGCCGGTGTCCCGGTCACCACGGAGATGGTGGCGGACGCGCTCGCCCGGCGGCGGCTCGGATACGGCCGCGGCGCTCGGATGAAGTTCGAGAAGGACGAGGTCACTTTCCTTGGCGGGGTACGGCACGGCCTGACCATGGGCTCGCCGGTCGCCGTGATGGTGGGCAACACCGAGTGGCCCAAGTGGGAGCAGGTCATGTCGGCCGACCCGGTCGACCCCGACGTGCTGGCCGCCCAGGCCCGTAACGCCCCGCTGACCCGTCCCCGGCCCGGCCACGCCGACCTCGCCGGCATGCAGAAGTACGGCTTCGACGAGGCCCGGCCGATCCTGGAGCGCGCCAGCGCCCGGGAGACCGCGGCCCGCGTCGCCCTCGGCGCCGTCGCCCGGTCGTACCTCAAGGAGACGGCCGGCATCGAGATCGTCAGCCATGTCGTCGAGCTGGCCGCCGCCAAGGCTCCGTACGGGGTCTACCCGACCCCGGCCGATGTCGAGAAGCTCGACGCGGACCCGGTGCGCTGCCTCGACGCCGCCGCGAGCAAGCAGATGGTCGCCGAGATCGACCAGGCCCACAAGGACGGCGACACGCTCGGTGGTGTGGTCGAGGTGCTGGCGTACGGAGTGCCGGTCGGCCTCGGCTCGCACGTGCACTGGGACCGCAGGCTGGACGCCCGCCTGGCCGCCGCGCTCATGGGCATCCAGGCCATCAAGGGCGTCGAGGTCGGCGACGGCTTCGACCTGGCCCGGGTGCCGGGCTCGCAGGCGCACGACGAGATCCTGGTCACCGAGGACGGCATCAAGCGGGCCTCCGGCCGTGCCGGCGGCACCGAGGGCGGACTGACCACCGGCGAGCTGCTGCGCGTCCGCGCCGCGATGAAGCCCATCGCGACCGTGCCGCGCGCCCTGGCCACCGTCGACGTGGTGACCGGCGAGCCCGCCAAGGCCCACCACCAGCGCTCCGATGTCTGTGCCGTACCGGCCGCCGGGATCGTCGCCGAGGCGATGGTCGCGCTGGTGCTCGCCGACGCGGTCGCGGAGAAGTTCGGTGGCGACAGCGTCCCCGAGACCCACCGCAATGTGCAGTCGTACCTCGACCACCTGCAGATCCGATGA
- a CDS encoding serine/threonine protein kinase, whose protein sequence is MRKSVGRLMAIFIAVFGLVVTGTGTAQAATPDGAAQSACGSGYYIQRKATIGWGASVTAYLLYNSSSRNNCAVTVKHSDMGWVYGTATGLGAGIQAEGGSMKKDQGDYKYYAGPVYLNAPGKCVRFWAYFEEYGASLPHDILYTSPYGNCG, encoded by the coding sequence ATGCGTAAGTCGGTCGGGCGCCTCATGGCGATATTCATCGCAGTCTTCGGGCTGGTGGTGACGGGCACGGGAACGGCACAGGCCGCCACCCCGGACGGTGCGGCTCAGTCCGCCTGCGGCTCGGGGTACTACATTCAGCGCAAGGCGACGATCGGCTGGGGGGCCTCGGTCACGGCGTACCTTCTGTACAACAGTTCGTCGCGCAACAACTGTGCTGTCACGGTCAAGCACAGCGACATGGGCTGGGTCTACGGGACGGCTACCGGACTGGGCGCGGGCATCCAGGCCGAGGGCGGCAGCATGAAGAAGGACCAGGGCGACTACAAGTACTACGCCGGTCCCGTCTACCTGAACGCGCCGGGCAAGTGCGTAAGGTTCTGGGCCTACTTCGAGGAGTACGGGGCCAGCCTCCCGCACGACATCCTTTACACCAGCCCGTACGGCAACTGCGGCTGA
- the mltG gene encoding endolytic transglycosylase MltG: MTEYGRGPGSEPWHPEDPLYGDQGWGGQQPAHGQSQYGGQQQPYPQDPYAAQQQPQDPYAAQHQPQDPYAQQQPQDPYAGRPQDPYAGQSQDPYAGQSQDPYAQQQDPYAGQQHQQDPYAQQPQYQQQPPYGAQQDPYGGQAPYDGGWDTGQQPAAMPHGGQPGDPYGQPAGYGADDSYGTPDAYPPPQPPGRREAVPEPAPAQNPDWDPEVQPEETHPFFTGADDADAEGKDDEYDDDPRESRRGGGERRGKGKKKSRSGCACLVVSLVLVGGLGGAAYFGYSFYQDKFGDAPDYVGSGSGSVEIEIPKGAYVSDIGNILKQHDVVKSVDAFVSAQNENSKGKLIQAGVYLLHEKMSAAEAVKMLVDPKSQNLLIIPEGTRNGVIYAKIDTRLGLKEGTTKGIAKANAADLGLPPWAKGHAKVKDPLEGFLYPAAYPVTKGMKPESVLKKMVERANSEYDKIDLVANAKKHHLANAWELLTTASLVQAEGKTHEDFRKMAEVVYNRLKATNTETNQYLQFDSSYNYLRGKSEIKITVKEIKENHDPYNTYTRTGLTPGPIGNPGEEALAAVLHPTTDGWIYFVATDGNSKTEFAKNYDEFLKLKGKFDALD, encoded by the coding sequence ATGACTGAGTATGGCCGGGGCCCCGGCTCCGAACCGTGGCATCCCGAGGATCCCTTGTACGGGGACCAGGGATGGGGAGGCCAGCAGCCTGCCCACGGCCAGAGCCAGTACGGCGGCCAGCAACAGCCCTACCCGCAGGACCCGTACGCCGCTCAGCAGCAGCCGCAGGACCCGTACGCCGCCCAGCACCAGCCGCAGGATCCGTACGCGCAGCAGCAGCCGCAGGACCCGTACGCGGGCCGGCCGCAGGATCCGTATGCCGGTCAGTCGCAGGACCCGTACGCCGGTCAGTCGCAGGACCCGTACGCGCAGCAGCAGGACCCGTACGCCGGCCAGCAGCACCAGCAGGATCCTTACGCCCAGCAGCCGCAGTACCAGCAGCAGCCGCCGTACGGCGCCCAGCAGGACCCGTACGGCGGGCAGGCTCCCTACGACGGCGGCTGGGACACCGGACAGCAGCCCGCTGCGATGCCGCACGGGGGCCAGCCCGGCGACCCGTACGGCCAGCCGGCCGGTTACGGCGCCGACGACTCCTACGGCACCCCTGATGCCTACCCGCCGCCGCAGCCCCCGGGCCGCCGCGAGGCCGTGCCCGAACCGGCCCCGGCGCAGAACCCCGACTGGGACCCGGAGGTCCAGCCGGAGGAGACCCACCCCTTCTTCACGGGCGCCGACGACGCCGACGCCGAGGGCAAGGACGACGAGTACGACGACGACCCGCGCGAATCCCGCAGGGGCGGCGGCGAGCGTCGCGGCAAGGGCAAGAAGAAGAGCCGAAGCGGCTGTGCCTGCCTGGTCGTCTCCCTCGTCCTGGTCGGCGGCCTCGGCGGAGCGGCCTACTTCGGCTACTCGTTCTACCAGGACAAGTTCGGCGATGCGCCGGACTACGTCGGCAGCGGCTCGGGTTCGGTCGAGATCGAGATCCCCAAGGGCGCGTACGTATCCGACATCGGCAACATCCTGAAGCAGCACGATGTGGTCAAGAGCGTCGACGCGTTCGTGTCGGCGCAGAACGAGAATTCCAAGGGCAAGCTCATCCAGGCCGGCGTGTATCTCCTCCACGAGAAGATGTCGGCGGCCGAGGCCGTGAAGATGCTGGTCGACCCGAAGAGCCAGAATCTTCTGATCATTCCGGAGGGCACACGCAACGGTGTGATCTACGCGAAGATCGACACGCGGCTGGGGCTCAAGGAGGGCACGACCAAGGGGATCGCCAAGGCCAATGCCGCCGACCTCGGTCTGCCGCCCTGGGCGAAGGGGCACGCCAAGGTCAAGGACCCCCTGGAGGGATTCCTCTATCCGGCCGCGTACCCCGTCACCAAGGGCATGAAGCCGGAGTCCGTCCTCAAGAAGATGGTCGAGCGCGCCAACTCCGAGTACGACAAGATCGACCTCGTGGCCAACGCCAAGAAGCACCATCTGGCCAATGCCTGGGAACTGCTCACCACGGCGAGCCTGGTCCAGGCCGAGGGCAAGACCCACGAAGACTTCCGGAAGATGGCCGAGGTCGTTTACAACCGTCTCAAGGCGACGAACACCGAGACCAACCAATACCTCCAGTTCGACTCGTCCTACAACTACCTCAGAGGCAAGAGCGAGATCAAGATCACCGTGAAGGAGATCAAGGAGAATCACGATCCGTACAACACGTACACCCGGACAGGGCTGACTCCGGGGCCGATCGGTAATCCCGGCGAAGAAGCCCTGGCGGCGGTGCTGCATCCGACCACGGACGGCTGGATCTACTTCGTGGCGACCGACGGCAACAGCAAGACCGAGTTCGCCAAGAACTACGACGAATTCCTGAAGCTCAAGGGAAAGTTCGATGCCCTCGACTGA
- the aroB gene encoding 3-dehydroquinate synthase gives MSAPLIVLVGPMGVGKSTVGELLAERLGATYRDTDADVVATAGKPIAEIFYDEGEERFRELESRAVRAAVAEHTGVLSLGGGAVLDETTRTLLAGHAVVYLSMDVDEAVKRVGLNTARPLLAVNPRRQWRELMEARRHLYTDVARAVVATDERTPQEVAQAVLDALELPDAASSGRENSTMTDQGPTRIQIAGSAGTDPYEVVIGRQLLGELPTFIGDRVKRVAVLHPEALAETGEAVRQDLADQGYEAIAIQLPNAEEAKTVEVAAYCWKALGQTGFTRSDVIVGVGGGATTDVAGFVAATWLRGVRWIAVPTTVLAMVDAAVGGKTGINTAEGKNLVGAFHPPAGVLCDLAALDSLPVNDYVSGMAEIIKAGFIADPAILDLVEADPQGARTPAGPHTCELIERAIRVKAEVVSSDLKESGLREILNYGHTLAHAIEKNERYKWRHGAAVSVGMVFAAELGRLAGRLDDATADRHRAVLESVGLPLTYRGDQWPKLLENMKVDKKSRGDLLRFIVLDGLGKPTVLEGPDPAVLLAAYGEVSA, from the coding sequence ATGAGCGCCCCGCTGATCGTCCTCGTCGGCCCGATGGGCGTCGGCAAGTCCACCGTCGGCGAGCTGCTCGCCGAACGGCTGGGCGCCACCTACCGGGACACCGACGCCGATGTCGTGGCCACGGCGGGGAAGCCGATCGCGGAGATCTTCTACGACGAGGGCGAGGAGCGTTTCCGCGAGCTGGAGAGCCGGGCCGTCCGGGCCGCGGTCGCCGAGCACACGGGCGTTCTCTCGCTCGGCGGCGGCGCCGTCCTCGACGAGACGACGCGCACCCTGCTGGCCGGCCATGCCGTCGTCTACCTCTCGATGGATGTCGACGAGGCGGTCAAACGGGTCGGGCTGAACACCGCGCGTCCGCTGCTCGCCGTGAATCCCCGCCGGCAGTGGCGCGAACTCATGGAGGCCCGCCGCCACCTCTACACGGACGTGGCCCGCGCGGTCGTCGCGACCGACGAGCGCACACCGCAAGAGGTCGCCCAGGCGGTCCTCGACGCACTGGAACTGCCGGACGCGGCGTCGTCCGGCCGGGAGAACTCAACGATGACGGACCAGGGCCCCACACGCATCCAGATCGCCGGCAGCGCGGGCACCGACCCGTACGAGGTGGTGATCGGCCGGCAGCTCCTCGGCGAGCTGCCGACGTTCATCGGTGACCGCGTCAAGCGCGTCGCGGTCCTGCACCCCGAGGCGCTCGCCGAGACCGGCGAGGCGGTCCGCCAGGACCTTGCCGACCAGGGCTACGAGGCCATCGCCATCCAGCTGCCGAACGCCGAGGAGGCCAAGACCGTCGAGGTCGCGGCCTACTGCTGGAAGGCGCTCGGCCAGACCGGCTTCACCCGCAGCGACGTCATCGTCGGCGTCGGCGGCGGCGCGACCACGGACGTCGCCGGGTTCGTCGCGGCGACCTGGCTGCGCGGAGTGCGCTGGATCGCCGTACCCACCACCGTCCTGGCCATGGTGGACGCGGCCGTCGGCGGCAAGACCGGCATCAACACCGCCGAGGGCAAGAACCTCGTCGGCGCCTTCCACCCGCCTGCCGGAGTGCTCTGCGACCTCGCCGCCCTCGATTCGCTGCCGGTCAACGACTACGTCAGCGGCATGGCCGAGATCATCAAGGCCGGCTTCATCGCCGACCCGGCGATCCTCGACCTCGTCGAGGCGGACCCGCAGGGTGCGCGTACGCCGGCCGGACCGCACACCTGCGAGCTGATCGAGCGCGCCATCCGGGTCAAGGCGGAGGTCGTCTCCAGCGACCTCAAGGAGTCCGGGCTGCGCGAGATCCTCAACTACGGCCACACCCTGGCCCACGCGATCGAGAAGAACGAGCGCTACAAGTGGCGCCACGGCGCGGCCGTCTCGGTCGGCATGGTCTTCGCCGCCGAACTGGGCCGCCTCGCCGGCCGCCTCGACGACGCGACCGCCGACCGGCACCGTGCCGTCCTGGAGTCCGTCGGACTGCCGCTCACCTACCGCGGCGACCAGTGGCCCAAGCTGCTGGAGAACATGAAGGTCGACAAGAAGTCCCGCGGCGATCTGCTGCGCTTCATCGTCCTGGACGGCCTCGGAAAGCCCACCGTCCTGGAGGGCCCCGACCCGGCCGTCCTGCTCGCCGCCTACGGGGAGGTGTCGGCGTGA